The genomic window tgctcaataaatataacaaaatatcaatatccaagaacaataatttattttactttcgaTAGTAGGTatctcataatttataatcaacacTCTAATAGTgcactttaataattacttcaaGCCAATATTAAAGGGGTAAAGAGAGCCATAGCCCATGGGCCACAAGACTCCAAGGACCTCAGTTTTTaccacaatatatttttatagttaaataatatataaaataaatagaaatagtatactgttatactatattataataattgttattaaaatgtaaatggttaatagttaaattaagaaaaaagttttaataaagtttttagaattaattttactgtagtatgctatatatattataataataaataaaataaatttattatttttgaaagccTCGTCAAAAGCTTTGACCTCGAGatctctaaatattttaatccaggcttgaataactttaatagaaacataatagataatataaattaataaatagaaataatgataatggtgttaatttaatataaattttacaagttTAATATCCATAGAGGAttgttctattattaaatggttGAAGATCTCTGtcgttttcattaattaatactccGTTATGACTTGAATGTAACTCTCTGAATgccattaactattaaaattgaatgaatattcaaagtagtaaaattaatattgatttatagtaaaaaaatatattaatcttaCCTGTCTCCTAGATATTTTAATgggtttagtaaaaattatccaGATTACACATTCTGTGAACGGTTTAGTTGTTAGAGATCCGTGATAAGTGAAGTAATGTTGTTTTAAagctgttttttttataaaagaaaattcttCTTTAAAACTTCTAATTATCGTCGTATTTGGttggtgtatatattttaaatctgcaATAAAATTATCCATATCTGGATTGTCTTTTGATGATACCTAtagaagaataaaaataaaaatccttgcggagagtaaatatttttttgtgctcaacgaaatttaaatagtaacgTAGTTActgtttaaatcaaataaatatataaataaacgtatCACTATTTTTGGGGTATCCAGTAAAAAAACAGTTGAATAGCGTAAATTAGAAACCaaagaaaacataatttgaaaaacaaaatatctgCGATCATTAATCTAATAGTCTAAATTAACATAGATAGCGTTAATGATGTTAAAATTATCGGTATCTGTAAGTTCACAAAAAATAAGGTAGGCAAGTGAGTTCTATTTTCTGTACATAAGATTCGAGTGGGTCACTCTTATGGGTGTactaaatttgaattgaatgatgtatcattttatacgaaaaatgattctgaaagGTGACAGTCTGTTAGCTTAtatcactaagtatatttcatgatatgtttttaaggttttagctattaaaattatttatatttattttaatattgcggtaggttagtaaaattttttcccagaaatattgtatttattatatttatatataatattaacattttggtttttaagCTCAAATATCGGGCTTTACAAAACACGTATACGTAATTTTGTGGATGTAACTTAAGAGATACATAGaatacaacattttcaaatatttatttaagtgtataaaatgtatgataaatatatcaaattaattacctCTCCGAAAAATCCCACGACACAAACGCCATCACTGTAACTTAAAGCGTTTTCAAAACTTCCGTactcttttttaaaatgtaccatATGAAGTTCCAAAGCATATCtaacgtaaataaataaacaattaattaatatttacacaaacatATAGGTAGTTGTAGGTTGATTCAatctatttgaatttataatcttaatggaaaaaatcatataaagtaggtatgaaatacctatttgaaattttttcaaacaaatacatacacttgaataattataattcatattcatTGAGTGATATCcatatcaaacaaataattaggGTTTTaagaaatcttaaaatttctagttaaagaatattttttgaacgtAATTAGTTATtgagtatttgaaaatacttttttttttttttgtgataactttaatatattataatttttaatataaaaaatacattgaatattattatcaggtgagtaatttttagttttgctgaattatcataatatatttaaaaaatcaatacttaaatgtataagGCTATAATGGAATACGAAGTGATCCATTTAAATGTCAACACTTATTATTTCGacaacttttaacttttttgaaaatatttatttatataaccgaaaaaacatttttgaaaagtttatcaaaattatatattgttattattattaagtttgtttatcaatttaatctGGAACAGATATTTTTTGCATTATATTGatacataaatatcaaattttgaatcaaTTATGACTTAcaagtatttacaaattaagttTGGATGAGCGGAGTTGGGAGTCACACAGATACTCATCAAAATACTGGCCAACTACTCCACTCaacaatactttaaataatgagtatttatatttaaatagatcacataattataaataaaacttacaaactagtataatattatgagttattaaaaagtaataactatacttataatttatcaccataaaaaaaatcattatatattctattccTTTATGGCTATATATCAGTAATcagttttataacttatttctgGTTAAAGTATCGACTCTTATGGAtattctttgaaaaataataatattacaagataccataataaattaaaatgatatattatgtcatggtcgtagtaaataatatttaacattaaaaaaaataaaatcctaaaagtacaaattcattatatattctacaaatttttttttttttgatttttatcttttacaattctcaaacatttaaattattacttacttgTGCCCGTTGACTTTGTGTTCACTTCCCTTATCATTTTTACCCCAATGAAAATGCATGCTTGCGAATTCATACTTACAATCAAATAGTGGGCCCCCGACGATAAATGGCACGTCATTGGAATTATCGGTAAGTTTAACGTTAACtattaaaccaaatattaatgtaatatacttatacaagttattataatatttaacttttcatACCTGTATGTCCATTATTAGAAATTTCCACTGTTGCCCTGTTAAATGCCCAGTAACcaaaataacgtaaaaacGGCAAAAATCGCCTCTTTGCGTATTCTGTATTTATATCCACGGGTGACTGAAGCTTAATAccctcataatttttaataacatatggCCAGTCATCGGAATCaagttctaaaataaataattatctatagttcaatattattaaagcaaTAATTAAGAAATCTTAAGTAGTAaagagtacctatacatagttACGTCAGTATACAATGTACTTAATAGttgataactataaatatattaataaattacgggTGTCCCCTAGTTAAGAATTCATCACcaccataacataatatatattatataaaatatattttaataataattgattatttatattgtatttttttatgctaaGAATGAAATAGAACACAtttgtactttattttaaaaacaatgccgtacaatacctatgtattattatactggtatagttttattaacatttctaAACCATTTAACGAAGAATATCATGAAGGTCTTTTGTACaaactacctatttaataaaacgtgGTCACTATAAGAACCAACATTATCTTCTGctcaaattatacaatattttataatgaattcggtaatatttaaactataactcTCAATTTACAAGACTATCTAAAtttacaacaacaaaatatacgaagtgatcaaaaaaaaaattattaggtacctataaccaaagaaaatgcattatagtttataatttacactaaGACtgccaaattaaattttaaaaatattactattagttaaataactaatttaaggTACGGTTTCTTAGCATCATCAAACAGTGGAACAGCAAGGTGGCCATCATTCCATATCTACACGCTCTACACGCgggactataatattatccagaCTATAGTTGGCGATATACGCTGCACGAAAACCGTACCGTAATTATGGGTGAATAGAAACAAAATTTCGAAATAAGTTTCATTggctaataaatataatctaagtataactattattgttatttcttgATGTATAAATTAGTCATGTTAAGAAGAATGGAATtcaattgaacattttttacttcCATAATAATCgccgataaaaaaattgataagagcaaaatttattttacctccaaaaaatttgaatcaaCTTTGTCATTTTGGTTCTCATGAACGAAATGTGATAactccaaattttttttttcaattttcggGATGGATGTTCAAAATTAAGTAACGTAATTATCAATCCTGTTTAATAAATTGcttatttttcacatttttttaagtttaaacattttgttttccaGGTGAATAGAAAcatgtttaatgtatacaaaccAGATCCCCGCGGCAAtacaaaatgttgttttgtataataaatgttgtaataattaatttgaacggtttttttttcaaaaatcaaaattttgtttCTATTCAACCGCATTAGGGttgaatgaaaatgaaaattaagcaGCTGTTTTTTTTCACCCACACCTGCGGGTGAAACAtcgtacttaaaaaaatttataaaaccaaattttatagttggattatcattgaaatttctatcatttagaaaaaattatttgtcctttttagatttaaatttatcaatattttactatattaaaaataaatgcatgacTTACCCACCTACTAGTAGATCCAAAGaatacttttgaatttttattcatattaatttatttaaaagcaagtttatattactgtaataatattattcataaatatatttgttataaatatcaagAATGAAACTGTAAATCATCTAATATTCTAAACGTTaagcatttaatataaatattttaatgattgcaATCAGATACTAACCACTGACAGACGCTGAAGACGCCAAAACAGCAAACATAAACCACAATGCAGACGTCCAAATCATTATAGATGGCTGTAACAATGGTCATGATCATTTAAGACACAATGAATATCATATAATGAATctcgaaatatttattaattatcatatttccCTAATACCTTgattgtgaaataaataagGAAATGAAGAATGCATACCTACTACagtagtaatataatacagttaagTTAACCGTGAAGTATTTGTTGTGGTAAAGTCGgtctcatttatttaatttactaaatataaaataacaaaatagatattatatgaacCTCAGAATAGACtgttcaatacaattttttgtacaatataatacttgaTTAAAGCAAAGTGTTTATCCTAATGTGTCTGTACAATATTTGCcttaaagaaaatatcaattaaattattctaatatggacattatattattattagatatttcaaAGATATATTTCTAGACAACTGCATAATACTACTTACCCGTTTTCGGAACTTGgttgaagtaaaaatatttttcaaaacaagaTTGGGTCAacgatacattttattttgcacaACTGAACAATTGTCACACTTGTCCTGTTTATTTAACTGTCATTCTGTTTGTACATGTCCGGTTATACAAATTGACCGAACTTGGTAGGAGGGTTTTTTAATTGAGTAGCTTTGATTTATTACGACATAAAGGAATACAAATTGCACAGATTAAATAATGTTGCAATGTGATTAAACGAAATTCGTCGAATTCTAAAGctctgtatttattttttaacacacaaataatttcatatactatattttaaagcgAGGcgcatttataaattgattaccataaaatattttataatacaaaataaattttgatgcattttagtgtaatttattataagcatctataaattattcatataccttaaaagtttgaaaatggtgtgcaattataaatattaaacttaaatacacTACACATGGTGATTTATTTAAGTgtctataattatgattaaaaaagttttaacatGATTTGTTTctattgtaaaacaatttttggtggttactatttataaagttttttaatttttaaatgaaaacatatattttcaattattcatcTTTTaaagcttaatatttttttatagtacatttaaaaattgaattttaatcgaGTAGTCAATAAGTTATGAATATTTCCAAGTTTATATACATGGAGTAGTAAACCAACATTTTACAGAGTACCTTAACTGCAATACTCTACTTCGcgcttaaaaactaaaatacttaTCAGTTAGGTATAACTAAACTAATTTCTCATCTAAAATTCGatatttatgtatcaaaatggtctaaaaaatattttactgaaaaattattcgaaacgtgaaatcaaatatataatatgccattaaaattaagttattaactcagaaaatgataacaataacaaattgtaaaaagtttttatagacAAGTtaatacttgtaaataatgattgtaaatatttcaatggatcacattttataattcgttgtcaaaataaaatataaaaatacattcctatactactatacaaaaatttatttcattttttgaatatacttTGCcatgagaaattttttttaattttctgtatACCAATTTTTATCCTAGAGTAatgtttaaattcattattacttTCAAGTCAATATAACTCATCCACAGTAGTACATCCCAATACaacttatgataatttattattgctaacagatattaaattatattattctgttgtaatattatatcgataaaataattatgtacttatataaaagaTCTTTGGTATAATGTGCTAAATACAGTTATTTCTATtggcttattaaaataatatattgataggtAACACAACAATTTTGTTATAGAAAATCTATATCTAAGccaaaacattttgattattcaaatattatactcatttgcatttgtattaacttttaccaatttaatatgataaggAAATTATGAGTGTTGGCTAATAATTTagcatatttcaaaattattgaagtcAAACATAAGTAtgtactttattaattaaaacagcaTTTAACAAAtggcatttaaaattatttacatttaaaacaataagtacCCTACTGATTGCTAGTGTAAGTTTAGtctttaatattctttatagtatttaagttataaaacctaaaatgttttacattaataaacgtatacgattatattataatgttagattatttaatttccttattattttatccttcaataaatttaactcacaattctaatataattttgtattaaaagttctacaattacaataactgattttaatgaattatactcGTAAGTTCTTGATgcaccatatatatatttttttttatcaagattcttattaaaaaaatatatacctacctaatcaaTGTATACGTTAAATTCGTATAAGTTAACGATACTTACCTATGCTTCCTGTTAATATCTTTAATGAAAAAACTAGtgggtaaaatatattttatatttattcacctTTACTATTTATACCATTACTATTTATGTATGACTTACGAACAGATAATGTAAACacgtataaaaacataatatgctcTTAATGTGTTAACAACAGTCAGCAAATAatcatttcattaaatttattgtatacctgCAAGCTTATTAATTTCGAAATCATTTATATGAAACGTTAAGTAGGCATCTATTATGTAATGACACATTCGTAAATAGGTACGaatataaactaaacatttatttttgccgacgtattttgttttaagatattaaGCTTAGTAAAGATAaactaaaaagatttttatgaGCAGAAAAAGTTGTGAAGAAATTTTCCAAGTAACTTATTgctagaatattaaaaaaaattttttttgatcaaGTTATCACAAATTCATGATAAAAGTACACATCTAATGGAAATTCTCTTcactatatacttaatttagtcttatctaattatctataaaaattatgtttatttattcaatgcaTGTAGCAGATAATCtagatgaaaaataaagatataatatgtttaaataagcaCTATATCTCTTACTTTTCCTAGACTTTAGGCCATACCTAGTATAGAGGCTGGAATCAGTAGCGTGGCGAagagtaattttttaagttttgtagGGTTGGGTAAAAAAACCCTATTTGAGTCTATAGTAAAGGGGTAGGTGGGTCCTCGGGCTATATGTTACTTGCCTTTGGAATATTTTCACTTCGCCACGCCACTGGCTggaatctataaatatagtttctataaagtaataataaccaCAGCTTaaacactaaaattaatattaatatttattattaatatattaattattattaatttatttacattcatatttattttgtggttACCAGTGATATTTACacttagtaaataaatttatagttataattatataataactaataagtatgtataatattatacactttaagTACTATGTTTATGGTGTGgaagatattaattatattataatacattatgtattcaattttggATACCTTCGATGTTTTAGACCTCAATTTATTACccgagtaatattttaatacgtacTGTCACAACTACTTTAACCTTATACCAaagtattaaactaaaaaaaaaggcaAACGTAGTTccttatcaataattaatatttagttatatgataaaactacttataattatcattttaatttttatataattatgtacctatgttataccatttatacctatgtagacataaaataattaccatgACTATGGACTAACAAGCTAAATTTATCAGAAATTAATTGatacaatacttattattgttttttaaatatcggttaataaatttcaaactataaatacaatcAAAACTTAAGGCGGGTTTCCACTACATACGTGTACGTGTACGtgcatagaaaattatttttacacgtaTGTAGTGGAAACCCACCTTTATAATTAAAGCTGGAGGTATTTTCGGTGTACCGATTTTAACTGTTGTTACCGAAAATACCGTATATGtaccttaatttattatttattatataatttttattttttatacaatcataatgatatattacacttaatattatattatttaattattataatattatatgatattcaatatttttaatatcgttatttgttattttatatgtaaccTAACTTCCCCTTCCCATTTTGCAGTATTAGAAAGTATTTTAAgacttctaaataataatgaataattacaaacatgatttttaaaatagatgttaaaattaaattttcttagtTCGGAAATTCggaaatacttataagttcaCTGAAATCCGGTAATTACCGAGGTACTGGTAGGCAACCGGTAATACCTTAAAGGTGGGTTTCCACTGGACCGTTCCCGTGTACGTGTACGTTTATCAACACGCACGTACGTACGGTTGTACATACACGTCCTTCATGAAAAATACTCTGGTAAACGCTTAATTTTAGCGGAAAATTAACTTGGCTAAAATAATTTGGCTCAACtctataatgtaaatacactttaattaacttttaaaacaatataatttaaaattacaataacataacacatttttaagattttaaaattgattactgTTGCTATCGCTCAGGTTAGGCCGTTAAACACACGGAAATAGTTGAGCTAGATCCAACTTCATGATATCGTGGTTATAGGTGTAGTAAGAACGTATAAACTTTCTGGTTTCAAAAGCTAACCATGCATACCAACCAATcacaaaaaagtatttttatgcacGTACACGAATGTAGTGGAAACTCACCTTTAGATACTAGTGTAGTAAACAAATACCGGATACCAGTATCAAACTTTGAAATACCACCAACcctt from Aphis gossypii isolate Hap1 chromosome 1, ASM2018417v2, whole genome shotgun sequence includes these protein-coding regions:
- the LOC114125177 gene encoding carbonic anhydrase 2-like; the encoded protein is MIWTSALWFMFAVLASSASVSELDSDDWPYVIKNYEGIKLQSPVDINTEYAKRRFLPFLRYFGYWAFNRATVEISNNGHTVNVKLTDNSNDVPFIVGGPLFDCKYEFASMHFHWGKNDKGSEHKVNGHKYALELHMVHFKKEYGSFENALSYSDGVCVVGFFGEVSSKDNPDMDNFIADLKYIHQPNTTIIRSFKEEFSFIKKTALKQHYFTYHGSLTTKPFTECVIWIIFTKPIKISRRQLMAFRELHSSHNGVLINENDRDLQPFNNRTILYGY